A region from the Vicia villosa cultivar HV-30 ecotype Madison, WI linkage group LG3, Vvil1.0, whole genome shotgun sequence genome encodes:
- the LOC131656681 gene encoding non-specific lipid-transfer protein 1-like translates to MSSQKTVGVMLVLCMVMTTTLHASEMDDVSCSEAILSLWPCLPFLEGSLPPTPSADCCTGATNLFNKANTTPIKRKVCQCLKDASAKLGVKPDRAAQLPQLCHIQLPFPISPSPDCSKIE, encoded by the exons ATGTCAAGCCAGAAAACTGTCGGTGTAATGTTGGTCTTATGCATGGTGATGACGACAACATTACATGCAAGTGAAATGGATGATGTATCATGTTCAGAGGCAATTTTATCTCTATGGCCATGTCTACCTTTTCTGGAAGGTTCTCTTCCACCAACACCGTCTGCTGACTGTTGCACTGGAGCTACAAATTTGTTCAATAAGGCAAACACAACTCCTATTAAGAGAAAAGTCTGCCAGTGTCTCAAAGATGCTTCTGCTAAACTTGGAGTTAAACCAGACAGGGCTGCACAACTTCCACAACTTTGTCACATTCAATTGCCTTTTCCAATTAGTCCTTCTCCTGATTGTAGCAA GATTGAATGA